One genomic window of Niveibacterium sp. SC-1 includes the following:
- a CDS encoding type VI secretion system tube protein Hcp, giving the protein MAASMFMKVDGTTGESQDDKHKGWVDIQSFSWGASQPGSMAAGGGGSTGKASFNDLYVTAFMDKATPAIIKHCATGKHLPKVEVTACKSGGDQMEFAKITLEEVLVTSAQVKGADPADPDERLLMSYGFQAARVRKQYWEQTDAGGKGAEVSVAWNIKENREM; this is encoded by the coding sequence ATGGCCGCATCAATGTTCATGAAGGTGGATGGCACCACCGGTGAATCGCAAGACGACAAGCACAAGGGCTGGGTCGACATCCAGTCGTTCTCCTGGGGTGCCAGCCAGCCCGGTTCCATGGCCGCCGGCGGCGGTGGCTCGACCGGCAAGGCGAGCTTCAATGACCTCTACGTGACCGCGTTCATGGACAAGGCCACGCCGGCGATCATCAAGCACTGCGCCACCGGCAAGCACCTGCCCAAGGTCGAAGTCACCGCCTGCAAGTCCGGTGGCGACCAGATGGAATTCGCCAAGATCACGCTGGAAGAAGTGCTGGTGACCTCCGCCCAGGTGAAGGGCGCCGATCCGGCCGATCCGGACGAGCGTCTGCTGATGAGCTACGGCTTCCAGGCCGCACGCGTGCGCAAGCAGTACTGGGAACAGACCGACGCCGGCGGCAAGGGCGCCGAAGTCAGCGTCGCCTGGAACATCAAGGAAAACCGCGAGATGTAA
- the tssE gene encoding type VI secretion system baseplate subunit TssE, producing MAEAPVRRRNTSQGGARDEFLPAVLDRLSSSAPGRAEQGANPHDIRALRVAVLRDLGWLLNTTSLDATTDLSAYEHVSRSVLNFGVPPLAGKRISELNSQDLAFRLREAIQRFEPRLIPDSLDVRCLTDIAALEHRNVLAFEIQAQLWATPYPVAFRARSDLDLETGHVLLQDLVEG from the coding sequence ATGGCTGAGGCTCCGGTCCGTCGTCGCAACACATCGCAAGGCGGCGCGCGGGACGAATTCCTGCCGGCCGTGCTCGATCGCCTGTCTTCGTCTGCCCCCGGACGCGCGGAGCAGGGCGCCAACCCGCACGACATCCGCGCGCTAAGGGTGGCGGTGCTGCGCGATCTCGGCTGGCTGCTCAACACCACGAGCCTGGATGCCACCACCGATCTCTCCGCCTACGAGCATGTGAGCCGCTCCGTGCTCAACTTCGGCGTGCCGCCGCTGGCGGGCAAACGCATCTCCGAACTCAATAGCCAGGACCTGGCATTCCGGCTGCGCGAGGCAATCCAGCGCTTCGAGCCGCGGCTGATCCCCGATTCGCTCGATGTCCGCTGCCTCACCGACATCGCCGCGCTGGAACATCGCAACGTCCTTGCCTTCGAGATCCAGGCGCAACTCTGGGCCACGCCGTATCCGGTGGCTTTCCGCGCGCGCTCCGACCTGGATCTCGAAACCGGTCACGTCCTCCTTCAGGATCTGGTGGAAGGCTGA
- the tssF gene encoding type VI secretion system baseplate subunit TssF, with amino-acid sequence MDIRLLEYYNRELAYLREMGAEFAARYPKAAGRLGMQGIEVADPYVERLLEGFSFLTARVQLKMDAEFPRFTQRLLSMVYPAYLAPRPAMGIVQVQASTNEGSLSGGFTLPAGTALRSRLARGEQTACEFRTAHALTLWPLSIDQARLGAVPHELPATASTRRARAALRIGVQIAGGQRCETLQLDQLMLHLAAPESRALRLLELVLAQGLAVVCRDASGRCSAPLPASALRHEGFAAEQALLPHDGRSFQGYRLLQEYFALPARFLFFSVNGLRQALRGLQGDRFEVVILLGEDDPALERSVVAGDFALHCSPVINLFPKRTDRVLLTQRRHEYPLVVDRTKPLDYEVHSIARVLGHGAGDLSEREFRPFYASIGSDVADHGAYYALRREPRLLSERAQQSGHRSGYAGSEVFISLVDREEAPYDPALRHLSIDALCTNRDLSLLLPLEGEQHFSLAVSAPVASVRLLRAPTRPQPPMGEDAQAWRLISHLGLNFQGLSELDGDRAAAVLRQLLGLYLDQHEGGLQRQVEGVRRLEFMPAFRRLPAAGPAVFGRGVQIRLTVDEHASAGDSPFLFGAVLEQFFARHVAINSFAELSLHSLQRGERTKWASRLGARPLL; translated from the coding sequence ATGGATATCCGCCTGCTCGAGTACTACAACCGCGAACTGGCCTACCTGCGCGAGATGGGCGCCGAATTCGCCGCGCGCTACCCGAAGGCCGCGGGTCGTCTGGGCATGCAGGGCATCGAGGTGGCGGACCCTTATGTGGAACGCCTGCTCGAAGGCTTCAGCTTCCTCACCGCCCGCGTGCAGCTCAAGATGGACGCGGAGTTCCCGCGCTTCACCCAGCGACTGCTTTCCATGGTCTATCCGGCCTACCTGGCGCCGCGCCCCGCGATGGGCATCGTGCAGGTCCAGGCAAGCACCAATGAAGGCAGTCTTTCCGGCGGCTTCACGCTGCCCGCCGGAACCGCGCTGCGCAGCCGCCTCGCCCGTGGCGAACAGACTGCCTGCGAATTCCGTACCGCGCATGCGCTGACCCTGTGGCCCTTGTCGATCGACCAGGCCCGGCTCGGCGCCGTCCCGCATGAACTGCCGGCCACCGCTTCGACCAGGCGCGCACGCGCAGCCCTGCGCATCGGCGTGCAGATCGCGGGAGGGCAGCGCTGCGAGACGCTGCAGCTCGATCAGTTGATGCTGCATCTGGCCGCACCGGAATCGCGCGCCCTCCGTCTGCTGGAACTGGTCCTGGCGCAAGGGCTGGCCGTTGTCTGCCGCGACGCAAGCGGGCGTTGCAGTGCGCCACTGCCTGCAAGTGCGCTGCGTCACGAAGGCTTCGCGGCGGAGCAGGCCTTGCTCCCGCATGACGGTCGCAGCTTCCAGGGCTATCGCCTCCTGCAGGAGTACTTCGCGCTGCCCGCGCGCTTCCTGTTCTTCAGCGTCAACGGCCTCAGGCAGGCATTGCGCGGGCTACAGGGCGACCGTTTCGAAGTGGTGATCCTGCTGGGCGAGGACGACCCCGCGCTGGAGCGCAGCGTCGTCGCTGGCGACTTCGCGCTGCATTGCTCGCCGGTCATCAATCTCTTTCCCAAGCGCACCGATCGCGTGCTGCTCACGCAGCGCCGGCACGAGTACCCGCTCGTGGTGGACCGCACCAAGCCACTGGACTACGAGGTGCATTCGATCGCGCGGGTGCTGGGCCACGGCGCAGGTGACCTCTCGGAGCGCGAGTTCCGTCCCTTCTACGCGAGCATCGGCAGCGACGTGGCCGACCACGGCGCCTACTACGCCCTGCGTCGCGAACCGCGACTGCTGTCCGAACGCGCGCAGCAGAGCGGGCACCGCAGCGGCTACGCCGGAAGCGAAGTGTTCATCTCGCTCGTCGATCGCGAGGAGGCGCCGTACGACCCGGCGCTGCGTCACCTGAGCATCGACGCGCTCTGTACCAATCGCGATCTCTCGCTGCTGCTGCCGCTGGAGGGCGAGCAGCACTTCTCTCTCGCGGTCTCGGCACCGGTTGCGTCGGTGCGCCTGTTGCGTGCGCCAACCCGGCCGCAGCCACCGATGGGCGAGGACGCGCAGGCCTGGCGCCTGATCAGTCATCTCGGTCTTAACTTCCAGGGCCTCAGCGAGCTCGACGGCGACCGCGCGGCCGCCGTGTTGCGCCAACTGCTCGGCCTCTACCTCGATCAGCATGAGGGCGGCCTGCAGCGCCAGGTCGAAGGCGTGCGCAGGCTGGAGTTCATGCCGGCCTTCCGTCGCCTGCCGGCGGCCGGGCCTGCGGTGTTCGGACGCGGCGTGCAGATCCGCCTCACGGTGGATGAACACGCCTCCGCCGGGGACAGTCCCTTCCTCTTCGGCGCGGTGCTGGAGCAGTTCTTCGCACGGCATGTGGCGATCAACAGCTTCGCCGAACTCTCGCTACACAGCCTGCAACGCGGCGAACGTACGAAGTGGGCTTCGCGTCTTGGAGCGCGCCCGCTGCTATGA
- the tssG gene encoding type VI secretion system baseplate subunit TssG, protein MSEAAISWREDPFWRAVCKAPHEFDLFQVLRWLDARAGAPEPLGRAHRPQEEPVRLRQEASMAFAPATLAQVQAPEGSKPELSIYSFGLFGPNGPLPLHLTEYARERERFADDPAFAAFADLFHHRLILLFYRAWADAQATVSLDRVDERPRFDDYLACLLSRGLPAHQERDELGEHARFYQAAHLVRQARNPEGLQQILQRYFDVPVRIEENVLRWVELAPEHCFGLGLGGSPLGQDSTLGVAVRDAQSHFRIVLGPLTQAEYRRFLPDGDRVPALRRWVQDYVGMELSWDVRLLLASDEVPQANLSGAQPPGLALELGQWLGRRPEAAPAGDLVLDYTARRRTTTLRRRSAAAEMPKTSSGSIIATSPDPAPEGQPASGRTLEPAS, encoded by the coding sequence ATGAGCGAGGCTGCGATCTCCTGGCGCGAGGACCCCTTCTGGCGCGCGGTCTGCAAGGCGCCACACGAGTTCGACCTGTTCCAGGTCCTGCGCTGGCTCGACGCGCGGGCCGGCGCGCCGGAGCCACTGGGCCGCGCGCACCGTCCGCAGGAAGAACCGGTGCGCCTCAGGCAGGAGGCCTCCATGGCCTTCGCGCCGGCCACGCTTGCCCAGGTCCAGGCGCCGGAGGGCAGCAAGCCCGAGCTGTCGATCTACAGCTTCGGGCTCTTCGGGCCGAACGGGCCCTTGCCGCTTCACCTCACCGAGTACGCCCGCGAGCGGGAACGCTTCGCGGACGACCCGGCCTTCGCGGCCTTCGCCGATCTCTTCCACCACCGGCTCATCCTGCTCTTCTACCGTGCCTGGGCGGACGCACAGGCGACGGTGAGTCTCGATCGCGTCGATGAACGTCCGCGCTTCGACGACTACCTCGCCTGCCTGCTCTCACGCGGTCTGCCTGCCCACCAGGAGCGCGACGAACTGGGCGAGCATGCCCGCTTCTACCAGGCGGCCCATCTCGTACGGCAGGCGCGCAACCCGGAAGGCCTGCAGCAGATCCTGCAGCGCTACTTCGACGTGCCGGTGCGGATCGAAGAGAACGTACTGCGCTGGGTCGAACTCGCCCCCGAACATTGTTTCGGCCTTGGCCTGGGCGGCTCGCCGCTCGGGCAGGACAGCACGCTGGGCGTCGCGGTGCGCGACGCGCAATCACATTTCCGCATCGTGCTCGGACCGCTGACGCAGGCCGAGTACCGCCGCTTCCTGCCCGACGGCGACCGGGTGCCCGCGCTACGCCGCTGGGTGCAGGACTACGTGGGCATGGAATTGAGTTGGGACGTTCGGCTCCTGCTTGCCTCCGACGAAGTGCCACAGGCCAACCTGAGCGGCGCCCAGCCGCCGGGATTGGCCCTGGAATTGGGTCAGTGGCTCGGGCGTCGGCCCGAGGCGGCGCCGGCTGGCGACCTGGTGCTCGATTACACGGCGCGGCGGCGCACGACAACGCTGCGCCGCAGATCCGCCGCCGCGGAAATGCCGAAGACATCATCCGGAAGCATCATCGCAACAAGCCCCGATCCGGCGCCCGAGGGGCAACCGGCATCAGGCAGGACACTGGAGCCCGCTTCATGA
- a CDS encoding type VI secretion system tip protein VgrG encodes MNRIVTAHTPLGEALRFRAMQGTESLSQLFEFDVELLSESCSLDLKAMLGKSLSLEMEVANESRRFLDGIVARCVLLGREGGSDRQYLYRATVRPWLWLLTRSQDCKIFQNQSVPQILQTVMGEYGFPIEQRLTGSYRQWGYCVQYQETDFAFVSRLMEHEGIYYFFRHEQGQHTLVLCDDIGTHEAFAGYDSVPFFASERLGSDPEECVDIYQVAEEIAPGTYVTDDYNFTKPRASLQNQRSNPASHDHANYEIYDWLGGYSDPGEADHYSRIRIEELQAERERDEGHASARGLAPGYRFSLRNCPRQEANREYLVVSVTYRLREAGYASTTDSAHYDFDFVTQPTSLPYRPRRLTPRPHTNGPQTAVVVGPGGEDVWTDQYGRVKVQFRWDRYGQMNENSSCWVRVASNWAGSGYGGMHVPRIGQEVVVDFIAGEPDRPIIVGCTYNADQMPPFVSPTQSGFISRSMKGTPGNANALRFEDAPGAEELWLHAERNQRTTVENEVLVDVGAGYTKNIGTSYTKTVAQDNVYDVGNLNKVESLTAFHRAKQTFTLHGNTGVEARSNQGPMQFFSLNNFDAQSQTGHMNLFSQSHFMATTNGGGFSIKSMVPSSPASPGDVDVHAAQNVHIQADAGHVAVKAGTSVGISGDSTGVGITAGGGGPLDPGAGIVKITGTTALQIEIGSSTAHFNADGTVNITASDLIKLDAPKVKAKSGTLDWTQTPLKLELTGGKIEMMGFKAAATGYVQNFNGGTNNYFITKTDTFLMKKDIGALKSDDAILKDDNNIFRKAAKVLDFKSSVLHLIF; translated from the coding sequence ATGAATCGCATCGTCACGGCGCACACGCCGCTCGGAGAAGCACTGCGCTTTCGCGCCATGCAGGGCACCGAATCCCTGTCCCAGCTCTTCGAGTTCGACGTCGAACTGCTGTCGGAAAGTTGCTCGCTCGACCTGAAGGCGATGCTCGGCAAGTCGCTGAGCCTGGAGATGGAGGTGGCCAACGAAAGCCGGCGCTTCCTCGACGGTATCGTCGCGCGCTGCGTGCTGCTCGGCCGCGAGGGCGGCAGCGATCGCCAGTATCTCTATCGCGCCACGGTCAGGCCGTGGCTCTGGCTCCTCACGCGCAGCCAGGACTGCAAGATCTTCCAGAACCAGAGCGTGCCGCAGATCCTGCAGACGGTGATGGGCGAATACGGTTTCCCGATCGAGCAGCGGCTCACCGGCAGCTACCGCCAGTGGGGCTACTGCGTGCAATACCAGGAGACGGACTTCGCCTTCGTCAGCCGCTTGATGGAGCACGAGGGCATCTACTACTTCTTCAGGCATGAGCAGGGGCAGCACACGCTGGTTTTGTGCGACGACATCGGCACGCACGAGGCCTTTGCGGGCTACGACAGCGTGCCCTTCTTCGCTTCCGAACGCCTCGGCAGCGATCCGGAGGAATGCGTCGATATCTATCAGGTCGCCGAGGAGATCGCGCCCGGCACCTATGTCACCGACGACTACAACTTCACCAAGCCGCGCGCGAGTCTGCAGAACCAGCGCAGCAATCCCGCCTCGCACGACCATGCGAACTACGAGATCTACGACTGGCTGGGTGGCTACAGCGACCCCGGCGAAGCCGACCACTACAGCCGCATCCGCATCGAGGAACTGCAGGCCGAGCGCGAACGCGACGAAGGCCATGCGAGTGCCCGCGGTCTCGCCCCCGGTTATCGCTTCAGCCTGCGCAACTGCCCGCGCCAGGAGGCCAATCGCGAATACCTCGTCGTCTCGGTGACCTATCGCCTGCGCGAAGCCGGCTACGCCAGCACCACCGACAGCGCACACTACGACTTCGACTTCGTCACGCAACCGACCAGCCTGCCTTACCGGCCGCGCAGGCTGACCCCCCGCCCGCACACCAACGGACCGCAGACCGCGGTGGTCGTGGGGCCAGGCGGGGAGGACGTGTGGACCGACCAGTATGGCCGGGTGAAAGTGCAGTTCCGCTGGGACCGCTATGGCCAGATGAACGAGAACAGCTCCTGCTGGGTGCGCGTCGCGTCCAATTGGGCCGGCTCGGGCTACGGAGGCATGCATGTGCCGCGTATCGGCCAGGAAGTGGTCGTGGACTTCATCGCTGGCGAACCCGACCGGCCGATCATCGTCGGCTGCACGTACAACGCCGACCAGATGCCGCCCTTTGTGAGCCCGACGCAGAGCGGCTTCATCAGCCGCTCGATGAAGGGCACGCCGGGCAACGCCAACGCGCTGCGCTTCGAGGACGCGCCGGGCGCGGAGGAGCTGTGGTTGCATGCGGAGCGCAACCAACGCACGACCGTCGAGAACGAGGTGCTGGTCGACGTCGGCGCCGGCTACACCAAGAACATCGGCACCAGCTACACGAAGACTGTCGCGCAGGACAACGTGTACGACGTGGGCAACCTCAACAAGGTCGAGTCGCTCACGGCCTTCCACCGCGCCAAACAGACCTTCACCCTGCATGGGAACACGGGCGTCGAGGCGCGTTCGAACCAGGGCCCGATGCAGTTCTTCTCGCTGAACAACTTCGACGCCCAGTCCCAGACCGGGCACATGAACCTCTTCTCGCAGAGCCACTTCATGGCCACGACCAATGGCGGCGGCTTCTCGATCAAGAGCATGGTGCCCTCAAGTCCGGCGTCTCCCGGCGACGTCGACGTCCATGCCGCGCAGAACGTCCACATCCAGGCGGATGCCGGGCATGTGGCGGTCAAGGCGGGCACCTCGGTCGGGATCTCAGGCGACAGCACGGGGGTCGGCATCACCGCAGGCGGGGGCGGCCCGCTCGACCCCGGCGCGGGCATCGTGAAGATCACGGGCACGACGGCCCTGCAAATCGAGATAGGCAGCTCCACGGCCCATTTCAACGCGGATGGCACGGTGAACATCACCGCGTCCGATCTGATCAAGCTGGACGCGCCGAAGGTGAAAGCGAAGTCCGGAACGCTCGACTGGACGCAGACCCCGCTGAAGCTCGAACTGACCGGCGGCAAGATCGAGATGATGGGATTCAAGGCCGCCGCAACGGGCTACGTGCAGAACTTCAATGGTGGAACGAACAACTACTTCATCACCAAGACCGACACCTTCCTCATGAAGAAGGACATCGGCGCACTCAAGTCCGACGATGCAATTCTCAAGGATGACAACAACATCTTCAGGAAGGCTGCGAAGGTTCTCGACTTCAAGTCCAGCGTCCTGCACCTCATCTTCTGA
- a CDS encoding DUF2169 domain-containing protein yields MKVLKPLRLGVLPRPFSWQGQSQLGIALYALIDLDAQARLHSEQSLWALLNAEAGEGAVLDLGLPKPFAEFLVTGNAYTCHQADKTRCAVRAQVGSVSKSLTVFGDRYWIAGAATAPQAFESMPLHWSRAYGGDTYAPNPLGRGFAEEEITTPRGAQRVRRMPNVESAERLIHTPLQTPDAPAGFGPVDFAWPQRQALLGQYGSDYLEKHFPGFSPSLDWRAFNAAPPDQLLPPDETLAGAPFKLWNMHPEQPVVEGHLPAWIGRCLVTRQTADGPRTDDLLLPLSTAWFFPHRRQAILIYHGSLPIAEDDAHDVLHLMPVLEHPDRLRPVADLAATMARRLDRQSGPNHALKDRELLPEGIALGPAIEGEDTMFERETGPRERNLRRRLDDERAEVEAMVRAEGMDPAEVLPPGPDDTQLVLPRNLEELSDFLAAQDAKLSESREIAHQEWKKGMAMVVAEGGESPLAPDELANLEALMSARTPEDLKKVAARSTPGRSFAEVADALSRADAAAADDESSSPDFMTQSARLREQMHRARLNGALHFGPAEPLAGLRAQLVRREVETLLAGSRDFTGLDLSGADLSGLDLSGACFHRAALEGADLRRSSLEGADLREAVLARARLHDSSLVSARCANASFAGVQAGNTDFSGAQLIDCDWQQAQLQDCRFVGARFEKSMLMNLAWRSCDFSDSQLEGISFYQCQLQDCRFERARLRKTSFIEGALRASSFEEADLEDCAFVTMEATGLRCAGIRMKTCAGAMDTRLDLADFSRAHLRQTNLRQTDLRQSRFEGAHLEETDLSEADLRGANLRQVNARGAMFMRTNFYAADLSGANLIQAILQGADLRTCDLREANLFQADLGRVRGDTNTRFEGAYTQRVKVWPRHKEGVL; encoded by the coding sequence ATGAAAGTCCTCAAACCCCTGCGCCTGGGCGTCCTGCCACGGCCTTTCAGCTGGCAAGGGCAGAGCCAGCTCGGGATCGCCCTGTACGCGCTGATCGATCTGGACGCGCAAGCGCGGCTGCATTCCGAACAGAGCCTCTGGGCCTTGCTCAACGCGGAGGCGGGGGAGGGCGCCGTGCTGGACCTGGGCCTGCCCAAGCCCTTCGCCGAGTTCCTCGTCACGGGCAACGCCTACACGTGCCACCAGGCGGACAAGACGCGTTGCGCCGTCCGCGCCCAGGTCGGTTCGGTGTCGAAATCGCTGACTGTTTTCGGCGACCGCTACTGGATTGCCGGTGCGGCGACCGCCCCACAAGCGTTCGAGTCCATGCCGCTGCACTGGTCGCGCGCCTACGGGGGGGACACCTACGCGCCGAATCCGCTTGGCCGCGGTTTCGCAGAGGAAGAGATCACGACCCCACGCGGCGCGCAGCGGGTGCGTCGCATGCCAAACGTGGAGTCGGCGGAGCGCCTGATCCACACACCCTTGCAGACGCCCGACGCGCCGGCCGGCTTCGGTCCGGTCGACTTCGCCTGGCCACAACGCCAGGCCCTGCTCGGTCAATACGGCAGCGATTACCTGGAGAAGCACTTTCCAGGCTTCTCGCCCTCGCTCGACTGGCGCGCTTTCAATGCCGCGCCGCCGGACCAGTTGCTGCCGCCGGACGAAACGCTTGCAGGCGCACCCTTCAAGCTCTGGAACATGCATCCCGAACAGCCCGTGGTGGAGGGGCACTTGCCTGCATGGATAGGCCGATGCCTGGTGACGCGCCAGACCGCGGATGGCCCGCGGACCGATGACCTGTTGCTGCCCTTGAGCACCGCCTGGTTCTTTCCGCACCGCCGCCAGGCCATCCTGATCTACCACGGCAGTCTGCCTATCGCCGAAGACGACGCGCATGACGTGCTGCATCTGATGCCCGTGCTGGAACACCCGGATCGCTTGCGGCCGGTGGCCGATCTCGCGGCGACGATGGCGCGACGACTTGACCGACAGTCCGGCCCCAACCACGCGCTGAAGGATCGCGAGCTCCTGCCCGAGGGCATCGCGCTGGGGCCAGCAATCGAGGGCGAGGACACGATGTTCGAGCGGGAGACAGGGCCGCGCGAACGGAACCTGCGTCGGCGGCTGGACGACGAGCGTGCCGAAGTCGAGGCGATGGTGCGTGCCGAAGGCATGGACCCGGCCGAGGTGCTGCCTCCCGGACCGGACGACACACAGCTCGTTCTTCCGAGGAACCTGGAAGAGCTCTCCGATTTCCTGGCCGCGCAGGACGCGAAGCTTTCTGAATCGCGTGAGATCGCCCACCAGGAGTGGAAAAAGGGCATGGCAATGGTCGTCGCGGAGGGCGGCGAATCGCCGCTCGCGCCCGATGAGCTTGCCAACCTCGAAGCCCTGATGAGCGCGCGAACGCCTGAGGATCTGAAGAAGGTGGCCGCCCGCTCCACACCGGGGCGCTCCTTTGCGGAGGTCGCGGATGCGCTCTCCCGCGCCGACGCCGCGGCTGCCGACGACGAATCCTCCTCGCCCGACTTCATGACCCAGTCCGCCCGACTGCGCGAACAGATGCATCGGGCGCGCCTCAACGGCGCACTTCACTTTGGCCCCGCCGAACCCCTGGCCGGCCTGCGTGCCCAGCTGGTTCGGCGCGAGGTGGAAACGCTGCTGGCGGGCAGCCGGGACTTTACCGGCCTCGACCTGAGCGGCGCGGACCTCTCCGGCCTGGACCTGTCAGGTGCCTGCTTCCACCGCGCCGCGCTCGAAGGCGCCGACCTGCGCCGCAGCTCGCTGGAAGGTGCCGACCTGCGCGAAGCGGTGCTGGCGAGGGCACGACTGCACGACAGCTCCCTGGTCTCGGCGCGATGCGCGAACGCGTCCTTTGCAGGCGTGCAGGCCGGGAACACGGATTTCTCCGGCGCCCAACTGATCGACTGCGATTGGCAGCAGGCGCAGCTCCAGGACTGCCGCTTCGTCGGCGCTCGCTTCGAGAAATCAATGCTCATGAACCTGGCTTGGCGAAGCTGCGACTTCAGCGACAGTCAGCTCGAAGGCATCAGCTTCTACCAATGCCAACTCCAGGACTGCCGCTTCGAACGCGCGCGCCTGCGCAAGACAAGTTTCATCGAAGGCGCCCTCCGGGCCAGCAGTTTCGAGGAGGCGGACCTTGAGGACTGCGCCTTCGTGACGATGGAGGCGACTGGCCTGCGTTGCGCAGGCATCCGGATGAAGACCTGTGCGGGGGCGATGGATACGCGCCTCGACCTGGCCGACTTCAGCCGCGCCCACCTGCGGCAGACCAATCTCCGCCAGACCGATCTGCGCCAGAGTCGCTTCGAAGGCGCGCATCTCGAAGAGACCGATCTGTCCGAGGCCGATCTGCGCGGCGCCAACCTGCGGCAGGTCAATGCGCGCGGCGCGATGTTCATGCGGACCAACTTCTACGCCGCCGACCTGAGCGGCGCGAACCTGATCCAGGCGATCCTGCAGGGTGCCGACCTGCGCACCTGCGATCTGCGGGAGGCGAATCTCTTCCAGGCGGACCTGGGACGTGTTCGCGGGGACACGAATACGCGCTTCGAAGGCGCCTACACGCAGCGCGTCAAAGTGTGGCCGCGCCACAAGGAGGGCGTGCTGTGA
- a CDS encoding pentapeptide repeat-containing protein — translation MIADKLPPLTPENLADRVQHGHEIREADCRGWLLDGQDLSGGTFERVDFSEASLVGVRLDECQFLECRFSTANLREGQIARASFLRCEMRATRMPDAGLQGTSFLECDLSGADFAAGALSHCNFVRSALEGSSFARVRAEALSFCQSTGRRLDFAGAVLTKSVFMEQDLRDSQWEGADFTQVIFGRCDLSGRSFAGLRMPGSQFVECVLDQCDFSRADLRQSMFKGASLRQARFAAVQGQYALFAEADLSEADFAFASLEQTIWIRSCVSGADFSSALLSQAIFQHAACEGADFKGAELSYADFSYAALGLADFRDARFLRTKLHRADTADTRWNGRVGLLERDPELFDAEAWSLQRAASFTA, via the coding sequence GTGATCGCCGACAAGCTCCCGCCGCTCACGCCGGAGAACCTCGCGGACCGTGTCCAGCACGGGCACGAGATCCGCGAGGCGGATTGCCGCGGCTGGCTACTGGACGGGCAGGACCTTTCCGGCGGGACTTTCGAGCGTGTGGACTTCAGCGAGGCAAGCCTCGTCGGCGTGCGTCTGGACGAATGCCAGTTCCTCGAATGCCGCTTCAGCACCGCCAACCTGCGCGAGGGGCAAATCGCCAGAGCCAGTTTCCTGCGCTGCGAGATGCGCGCGACGCGGATGCCGGACGCGGGGCTCCAGGGCACGAGCTTCCTCGAATGCGACCTCTCGGGTGCCGACTTCGCTGCGGGCGCGCTCTCGCATTGCAACTTCGTGCGTAGCGCCCTGGAAGGCAGCAGCTTCGCGCGCGTCCGCGCCGAAGCCCTGAGCTTCTGCCAGAGCACGGGGCGGCGCCTGGATTTCGCCGGTGCGGTACTCACGAAGTCCGTGTTCATGGAGCAAGACCTGCGCGATAGCCAGTGGGAGGGCGCGGACTTCACGCAGGTGATCTTCGGTCGTTGCGACCTGAGCGGACGCTCCTTCGCGGGTTTGCGCATGCCGGGCAGCCAGTTCGTCGAGTGCGTACTCGACCAATGCGACTTCTCGCGCGCCGATCTGCGACAGAGCATGTTCAAGGGCGCATCGCTGCGGCAGGCTCGCTTCGCAGCCGTGCAAGGCCAGTACGCGCTGTTCGCCGAAGCCGACCTGAGCGAGGCCGACTTTGCCTTCGCCTCCCTGGAACAGACGATCTGGATCCGTTCCTGCGTGAGCGGCGCCGATTTCTCCAGCGCCTTGCTGAGCCAGGCGATCTTCCAGCACGCGGCTTGCGAAGGCGCCGACTTCAAGGGCGCCGAGCTGAGCTACGCCGACTTCTCGTACGCGGCGCTCGGTCTTGCCGATTTCCGGGACGCGCGCTTCCTGCGTACCAAGCTGCATCGCGCAGACACCGCCGACACGCGCTGGAACGGGCGCGTCGGCCTGCTCGAACGCGATCCCGAACTCTTCGATGCGGAAGCCTGGTCGCTCCAGCGCGCCGCATCCTTCACCGCCTGA